AAATAATAGAAAAAACCGAACGACTGAATATGAAACAATTAATCAAAGAAGCAAAGGATCAAGAGTGGAGAAGGATGCCGGAGGAAACGGTAATCGGGCATATTCATTTATCCGTAAAAGATCTACAGCTATCAAAGGAATTTTACTGCGATTTATTAGGACTGAATCTTGTGATGGAATACCCGAATCAGGCACTGTTTTTCTCCAGTGGGGGTTATCATCACCACATAGCCATTAATACCTGGGGAGTAAAAGATGCTAAGGAGCTTGATGAAAAGCAGGTGGGCTTAAAAAACTTTACGATGAATTTCCCGAATGAATGGAAAAGACAGACCGCTGTGAAAAGATTGGAAAGTAAGGGTTACGCAATCGAAAAACTTGGGGTAGGTTCGGATTTAGTAACGATAGATCCTTCGGGAAATCCGGTGTGCTTAAAGCTTTATAGCAGTGATGATTCCTAAGGTTCATTAATTATCCTTATGGTACGAAGGGGTAATGGAATGTCAGAGAATAAATAAGTCAAAAATCATACAAATAGAAAGCCCTGTTAGACCACCCTGAAGTGATAAAATTAGCTACAGGGAATAGTCTTCAAGGGCTTTTTTATTTTTAACGATGATTTGGCGGTTGCTTTTCATATCGATTATCCCTTCCGACTGGAACTGAGACAACTGGCGGCTGACAGTCTCCCGGGTGAGGCCTAAATAATTGGCCATATCCTCCCGACTCATAGGAAAGGTAATCTCCAGGATTCCCTTTCGCTCTAGGCCGAAATGTTCCAAAAAGTGAAGGAGTAATTTTGCGATTCGTTGCCCTACATTTTTAGCGGTAACGGTTTGCACCAGTTCCTCTAAATTGGTAATTCGGTCGTAGGCATAGGCAAGGACCTTTTTATTAATCGCAGGAACTTCTTTTAAAATTTCTTGAAAGTTATCCCTACTTAAAGTACATAACCGGGTGGGCTCTAGGGCTGTAGCATAATAGGGATAGGCATTTTCTTTAAAAAGATTCAGATCTCCTAGGAAATCTCCGGAACTTAGAAGATAAAGAATCTGTTCCTTACCTTCCTGGGTATAGTTAAATACCTTAA
The genomic region above belongs to Isachenkonia alkalipeptolytica and contains:
- a CDS encoding VOC family protein — encoded protein: MSEFHQPPNIYVEQVQIKVSSLDLSLEFYEEVLGFQILERKDNVVSLTADGKKALIVLEEVKGARRKKKKTIGLYHFAILVPDRKALGSLLEHIHKFDSPIIVGASDHGISKAIYVEDPDENGIEVYKDTPPETWKWEYGKIIEKTERLNMKQLIKEAKDQEWRRMPEETVIGHIHLSVKDLQLSKEFYCDLLGLNLVMEYPNQALFFSSGGYHHHIAINTWGVKDAKELDEKQVGLKNFTMNFPNEWKRQTAVKRLESKGYAIEKLGVGSDLVTIDPSGNPVCLKLYSSDDS
- a CDS encoding Crp/Fnr family transcriptional regulator → MNKNLTTLPARCKTCNETYCVSKISLFSHLSLKHMETVIKKIDRRKYQKGDFLFQAGDAAKRLWILNEGSIKVFNYTQEGKEQILYLLSSGDFLGDLNLFKENAYPYYATALEPTRLCTLSRDNFQEILKEVPAINKKVLAYAYDRITNLEELVQTVTAKNVGQRIAKLLLHFLEHFGLERKGILEITFPMSREDMANYLGLTRETVSRQLSQFQSEGIIDMKSNRQIIVKNKKALEDYSL